In Musa acuminata AAA Group cultivar baxijiao chromosome BXJ3-11, Cavendish_Baxijiao_AAA, whole genome shotgun sequence, one DNA window encodes the following:
- the LOC135653125 gene encoding calmodulin binding protein PICBP-like, translated as MVQRKIGHLSSLEQRGSSAKEGGETKMRMNKVTPRVMPNYMKPTTSSDARKEQRQVTRDPTAATDRKRSKKSSNRLSQASVCPSSQAGPKPARALRRKLSSKLLRLSSKRNFAVHPCPRPKVNRATCSSTLKDLKFPKALELRPGGTEAEGTSVAKVCPYKYCSLNGHWHADLPPLKCFLASRRKMLKAQKCMKQKGVSPFRRQGSRKDSKQMDTGQAAVKLSSLIEEIGSDYFVEIYVKQGDMECFKHEEDGKRNLEDVILEGDVDQSSDLSVDDLEVLMNFLEYESCDQEDGAAKEEFPSSTTEECWASAGTGKDSQDHAEVSESSEIELEEDVDPFADDKSSFSDDELGPILGMLFENEVYTDQSEAEACHEECSRAPEPESLQENGNGGSEDSAINSDKAVSIDIKEAETSSLLQVHVPCADQDDDIEEDHQIQSEPEEAESNDRSTDDAELTPITISNTEFNRSIDDDDDGDPNARTNTTRKRTDEEMEETRGFNPRPPNFLPEEPDPEAEKVDLRHQMMDERKNSEEWMIDYALQQAVTKLAPARRQKVALLVEAFETVIPLSVCDKPLRHATQSFSGPRTMQACS; from the coding sequence ATGGTTCAGAGAAAGATCGGGCACCTTTCCTCCCTTGAGCAACGAGGATCGAGTGCCAAGGAAGGAGGAGAGACCAAGATGAGGATGAACAAGGTGACACCGCGGGTCATGCCGAATTATATGAAGCCCACAACCAGTTCGGACGCCAGGAAGGAGCAGCGGCAGGTGACTCGTGATCCCACCGCCGCTACTGATAGGAAAAGAAGCAAGAAGAGTTCGAATCGGTTGAGCCAGGCAAGTGTTTGTCCGTCTTCTCAAGCCGGGCCGAAACCTGCAAGAGCCTTGAGAAGGAAGCTTAGTTCGAAGCTACTGAGGCTTTCGTCGAAGAGGAACTTCGCAGTTCATCCGTGTCCCCGGCCGAAGGTGAACAGGGCGACCTGCTCGTCGACTCTCAAGGATTTGAAGTTTCCGAAGGCTTTGGAGCTTCGCCCTGGAGGCACCGAAGCCGAGGGCACCTCTGTCGCGAAGGTCTGCCCTTACAAGTACTGCTCTCTGAATGGCCACTGGCATGCCGATCTGCCTCCTCTCAAGTGCTTCTTGGCGTCGCGGCGGAAGATGCTCAAAGCCCAAAAGTGCATGAAGCAGAAAGGGGTTTCTCCGTTCAGAAGACAGGGCTCGAGGAAGGACTCGAAGCAGATGGATACAGGGCAAGCAGCCGTCAAGCTTTCTTCCCTGATCGAAGAAATAGGCAGTGATTACTTCGTCGAGATCTATGTGAAGCAGGGTGACATGGAATGTTTCAAGCACGAGGAAGATGGTAAGAGAAATCTCGAGGATGTAATCTTGGAAGGCGATGTCGACCAAAGCAGTGACCTTTCGGTTGATGATTTGGAGGTCTTGATGAACTTTCTCGAGTATGAGAGTTGTGATCAGGAAGATGGAGCTGCCAAAGAGGAATTCCCAAGCTCGACTACAGAGGAATGTTGGGCAAGCGCTGGAACGGGCAAAGACAGCCAGGATCATGCAGAGGTTTCCGAGTCCTCCGAGATCGAATTGGAGGAAGATGTGGATCCATTTGCTGATGACAAGAGTTCTTTCTCCGATGATGAACTGGGTCCGATACTAGGAATGCTATTCGAGAACGAGGTTTACACTGATCAGTCCGAGGCAGAGGCGTGCCATGAAGAATGCTCGAGAGCACCGGAACCTGAATCACTGCAGGAGAATGGCAACGGTGGATCAGAGGACAGTGCCATTAATTCAGATAAAGCAGTTTCGATTGATATCAAAGAGGCCGAGACAAGTTCGCTGCTACAAGTCCATGTTCCTTGTGCCGATCAAGATGATGATATCGAAGAAGACCATCAAATCCAATCAGAACCAGAAGAAGCTGAGAGCAATGACCGCAGCACCGATGACGCTGAGCTTACTCCAATCACCATCAGTAATACTGAATTCAACAGGTctatcgatgatgatgatgatggtgatccGAATGCGAGAACGAATACCACAAGGAAGAGAACAGACGAGGAGATGGAGGAGACGAGAGGGTTCAATCCACGGCCACCCAACTTTCTGCCGGAGGAGCCTGACCCAGAAGCAGAGAAGGTGGATCTCCGGCACCAGATGATGGATGAAAGAAAGAACTCCGAGGAGTGGATGATAGACTATGCACTCCAGCAGGCAGTGACAAAGCTGGCTCCGGCAAGGCGGCAGAAAGTGGCACTGCTTGTGGAAGCTTTTGAGACAGTGATTCCACTCTCCGTGTGTGATAAGCCCCTCAGACATGCCACCCAAAGCTTCTCCGGTCCAAGGACAATGCAAGCTTGTAGCTAA